In one Nicotiana tomentosiformis chromosome 6, ASM39032v3, whole genome shotgun sequence genomic region, the following are encoded:
- the LOC138893915 gene encoding uncharacterized protein, which yields MSEFDIEYKPRTAIKSQVLADFVANFSPVLLPLATKEAVMVSESTSGVWTLFIDGDSNVKGSRLGIVLTTPSGETLRQAIRIVPLTNNEAEYEALIEGLELARGLDSEVIEIKCDYQMVVNQVYGIFEAKEERMQQYVMKVQALLARFWEWSIMHILREENVEADALDNLGSSTDMKGSDSSFSGKVFNEVAIEIILRRKLQQQK from the exons atgagtgaatttgacatagaatataaaccaaggactgcgattaagtcacaagttttagCCGACTTTGTGGCCAATTTTAGTCCGGTACTTTTACCTTTGGCTACTAAAGAAgcagtaatggtgtcagaatcaacatcaggagtttggaccttgttcataGACGGAGATTCCAATGTGAAGGGGTCCCGGCTCGGCATAGTGTTAACCACGccctcgggagaaaccctaaggcaggccataagaattgttcctctgactaacaatgaagcagagtatgaagctttgattgaaGGGCtggaattggcccggggactggactctgaggtcatagaaatcaaatgtgactatcaaatggtggtaaatcaagtctacgggatcttcgaagcTAAAGAGGAACGCATGCAGCAATACGTAATGAAAGTCCAGGCTCTGCTCGCTCGGTTCTGGGAATGGTCAATTATGCATATCCTGAGGGAGGAGAATGTGGAAGCAGATGCGCTAGACAATCTTGGATCATCCACAGATATGAAGGGATCAGACTCTA gtttttctggcaaggtttttaacgaggtagcAATAGAAATcatactacgaaggaagcttCAGCAGCAGAAATAA
- the LOC138893916 gene encoding uncharacterized protein produces MADNDVNITYNVEAQGISLSMKIPSAIPATRGMRPRQFMVDSIHDMFERQLLMVLKTSTSLKQISGYNFNVSVVELVSAIKNIKEARFLKIMRSNPSQKDPNLWCEYHGTNGHHTGDCRHLHEEVATLLKNGHLREFLSDRAKNNYGRNRDNAEPLKEGENPPCLIINMIFGGNKINGVTFSIVKKTKVSVTHSKRLREVAEDDITFMEEEAYGLLLPHNDALVISLDVLDLKIKRVLVDPGSSANIIQWRVLEQAKLTGSIILTTKLLAGFNLASVTT; encoded by the exons atggcagataacgatgtcaacatcaCATACAACGTTGAGGCCCAGGGAATCAGCCTCAGCATGAAGATTCCATCAGCAATACCCGCAACGAGGGGGATGAGGCCACGCCAGTTCATGGTGGACAGTATCCATGACATGTTCGAGAGGCAACTCCTAATGGTGCTGAAGACGAGCACGTCGTTGAAACA GATTTCTGGGTACAACTTTAATGTCAGTGTGGTGGAGCTGGTGTCGGCTATAAAGAACATCAAAGAGGCACGGTTCCTGAAGATAATGAGATCCAATCCCAGCCAAAaggatcctaatttgtggtgcgaATATCATGGGACCAATGGTCACCATACAGGGGACTGTCGGCATCTGCACGAAGAGGTGGCAACATTACTGAAAAACGGTCATCTCagagagtttttaagtgaccgggctaAAAACAACTATGGCCGCAATCGTGATAATGCAGAACCTTTAAAAGAAGGAGAAAATCCCCCGTGCTTGAtaatcaacatgattttcggggggaACAAGATTAATGGGGTGACATTCTCGATAGTGAAAAAGACGAAGGTGTCAGTGACCCAcagcaagagactccgggaagtcgctGAGGACGACATTACTTTCATGGAGGAAGAAGCATATGGACTGCTGCTGCCgcacaatgatgcattggtaatctctTTAGATGTCTTAGATTTGAAAATTAAACGTGTTCTGGTAGacccaggaagttcggccaacatcatccaatggagagtgttggagcaagccaagctcaccggaagcatcattctgaccacaaaactcctcgccgggttcaacctagcaagtgtgacaacctga
- the LOC138893917 gene encoding uncharacterized protein, translating to MAKAYTVEKFDYNMAEVERINKRVKDYLINVGYERWSRAHFTVNRTLTMTSNIVESINATLNASRELPVLPLLEYIRQLIERWNVTNQKNAIELFTNLGKKYDTMLIDNLELSHWMKVTPSTSYLYSVLDKVLKYKYIDHIEYYSMYYTRKYLLKTYEIPIYLVPDESIWKISAEVLDEKVLPPDVTKSIGRPRKGRCKPVSKRE from the exons ATGGCCAAAGCATACacagttgagaagtttgattacAACATGGCAGAGGTAGAGAGAATTAATAAGAGGGTCAAAGATTACTTAATCAACGTTGGGTATGAAAGATGGTCCAGAGCACATTTCACTGTCAACAGAACAttgacaatgacttcaaatattgTGGAGTCGATCAATGCGACGCTCAATGCTTCTAGGGAACTCCCAGTACTGCCTTTGCTGGAGTACATAAGGCAATTGATCGAACGATGGAACGTTACAAACCAAAAGAATGCAATAGAGTTATTTACTAATCTTGGGAAAAAATATGATACAATGCTAATAGACAATCTCGAATTGTCACATTGGATGAAG GTGACCCCTTCGACGAGTTACTTATATTCAGTACTTGACAAGG TATTAAAATACAAATACATTGATCACATTGAGTATTACTCGATGTACTACACCAGGAAGTACCTATTGAAGACCTATGAAATTCCAATTTATCTGGTTCCTGATGAAAGCATATGGAAAATTTCTGCAGAAGTTCTAGATGAAAAAGTCTTGCCACCAGATGTGACTAAATCAATAGGAAGGCCAAGGAAGGGGAGGTGCAAGCCAGTATCTAAAAGGGAATGA